A region of bacterium DNA encodes the following proteins:
- a CDS encoding C40 family peptidase has product MDKKNITSSLPINKGQTLTVIGSLFSTATLVIAVIFLGFFLLLGTVVSELAKGLPGELVKVPLAHMANVFNHEEEGVINSTTNRCSDKILSQAAVYAGIPYSLASQCGPTNTTGRTGVKALDCSGYVSRVLWDLGLTPKGHCMRTASILAGDPYLVEVSAKNIQPGDLVVSAPSDRPRHVVIYVEGDVTKKFVVWESGGGDPGGSAVRKTTRKARENQRYFRPKACL; this is encoded by the coding sequence ATGGATAAAAAAAATATCACTTCCTCCCTACCAATAAACAAAGGCCAAACTTTGACTGTTATTGGCAGTCTTTTTTCTACAGCCACTCTGGTTATAGCTGTTATCTTTTTGGGTTTTTTCCTTCTTTTGGGGACAGTTGTGTCTGAACTGGCAAAAGGCTTGCCGGGAGAATTAGTAAAAGTACCTTTGGCTCATATGGCCAATGTTTTTAATCACGAAGAAGAGGGGGTTATCAATTCTACCACCAACCGCTGCAGTGATAAAATTCTTAGCCAAGCCGCAGTCTATGCTGGCATTCCTTATTCTCTTGCTTCCCAGTGCGGCCCCACAAACACAACTGGGAGAACAGGAGTTAAAGCTTTAGATTGTTCTGGATATGTTAGCCGCGTTTTGTGGGATTTAGGACTCACACCAAAAGGGCATTGTATGAGAACAGCCTCTATTTTAGCTGGTGACCCATATCTGGTAGAAGTATCAGCAAAAAACATACAACCCGGTGATCTGGTTGTTTCTGCTCCTTCCGACCGACCCCGCCATGTGGTAATATATGTAGAAGGAGACGTCACTAAAAAATTTGTGGTCTGGGAATCTGGCGGAGGAGACCCGGGTGGCAGTGCAGTAAGAAAAACAACCCGAAAAGCCAGAGAAAACCAAAGATATTTTCGTCCCAAAGCTTGTCTTTAA